One genomic segment of Pristis pectinata isolate sPriPec2 chromosome 38, sPriPec2.1.pri, whole genome shotgun sequence includes these proteins:
- the ccdc85b gene encoding coiled-coil domain-containing protein 85B, whose amino-acid sequence MSNGEGVPEEDLLSWDKELLVLKLRRAEEEKIAALVQRGRLIGQVNRQLQEHLREIRELKAVNSRLREENRELGDLCCFLDGERLKVKRLAGEWQRLGRHALRALREDVGDCLGKLAELGRLQGALASENGQLKELCLALDAESRARGDPSPAGSSDLGVPCGTRDLGDGSSSVGSPDQPRPSCCPGD is encoded by the coding sequence ATGAGCAACGGGGAAGGGGTCCCCGAGGAGGATCTCCTGAGCTGGGACAAGGAGCTCCTGGTGCTGAAGCTGCGGAGGGCGGAGGAGGAGAAGATCGCGGCGCTAGTGCAACGCGGGCGGCTGATCGGCCAGGTGAACCGGCAGCTGCAGGAGCACCTGCGGGAGATCCGGGAGCTGAAGGCGGTGAACAGCCGGCTGCGGGAGGAGAACCGGGAGCTGGGGGACCTGTGCTGCTTCCTGGACGGCGAGCGGCTGAAGGTGAAGAGGCTGGCCGGGGAGTGGCAGCGGCTGGGCCGGCACGCCCTCCGGGCGCTGCGGGAGGACGTGGGAGACTGCCTGGGGAAGCTGGCCGAGCTGGGCCGCCTGCAGGGAGCCCTGGCCAGCGAGAACGGTCAGCTGAAGGAGCTGTGCCTGGCCTTGGACGCCGAGAGCCGGGCCAGGGGAGACCCCAGCCCGGCCGGATCCTCCGACCTCGGCGTGCCCTGCGGGACCAGGGACCTGGGAGACGGCAGCTCCAGCGTCGGGAGCCCGGACCAGCCGCGCCCGTCCTGCTGCCCCGGAGACTAG